The genomic segment CACGTTCATGTTTTCCTTGAGGAAACGCAGTTCACGCTCGATTTGGTTGCGAGTGAACGTCATTTGCTCGTATGTCTCGGTATTCATGAAAGTGTACTCGTCTCCGCTCGCATACAGATATTGCATGGTGCTGGATTCGATGCGGGCAGGGTTAACTTTTTCACCGCCACGGAAAGTCATTTCCGTCGTGTTGCCGTTGCGCAGGTTGCGCAGTTTGGAGCGAACGAAAGCCGCACCTTTACCTGGTTTTACGTGTTGGAATTCTAGCACGGTATAAATATTGCCATCCACTTCGATTGTCAAACCGGTACGAAAATCGTTTACAGAGATCATGGTAGTCCTCCCAAATCAATCAATAACAGAATAAGTATAAATTACACAGGCAAAATGAGCAACTCTTTCGTGGACCTGTTCAGGTTCTCATGACCATCAGCTGTAATCCACACATCGTCTTCGATCCGAACGCCACCAAGTCCTGTTACATAAATGCCTGGCTCCATTGTCACGAGCATACCTGGCTCCAATACGAAGGTGCTGACAGTCGACAGCCCCGGCAGCTCGTGAACTTCCAGTCCGAGGCCATGACCTGCACTGTGTCCATATGCGTCACCATAGCCTGCTGCTGTGATGATATCTCGCGTTGCTGCGTCAGCGTCTTTTGCGGATACACCTGGCTTCAGTGCTTCTAAACCTGCCAACTGCGCACGCAGAACGATTTCGTAGATTTCACGCATTTTCGGGTCTGGCTCTCCCACAGACAACGTGCGTGTGATGTCGGAATGGTAGCCCTGATAAGCAGCACCAAAGTCGAGCGTAACCATTTCCCCTGCCTGAATCACTTTCTCGGAAGCTCGTCCGTGTGGCAGAGCGCCGCGCACACCTGACGCTACGATCATATCAAAAGCAGAGCCTGTCGCTCCTTGTTTGCGCATGAAGTATTCCAATTCCAAAGCAACATCGGATTCACGCACACCTGGCTTGATGTAACCTTGAATATGCGTAAAAGCCGCTTCTGCGATCCGAACCGCTTCACGAATAATGACCATCTCAGATTCGTCTTTAAACATGCGGATTTTTTCAAGCAGACCGCTTGTTGGTACCAGCTCCACTCCGTCAAATCCTTTGTTCCAATCCTGATAGGTGCTAAAGGACACGCTGCTCTCAAATGCCAAGCGCTTGATCCCTTTTTCTTGCAGGAGCTTTGCAATCGCTTCGACAGCTTTTCTCTCGTTGTTTACCACCGTAAAATCTGGTGCCTGTTCTTGCCCTTGTTCCACATAGCGAAAGTCTGTGACGAGAAACGCCTCTGTTTCGGTGACAATTACCCATCCCGTTGAACCTGTGAAACCACTCAGGTAGAAGCGATTCTCTGTTTTTTCGGTAATAAACGCCTCTGCTCCAACTTGTGTCAGTGCCTCGCGCAATTTATGCAGACGTTGTTTCATGACAGCCTTTTCCCCTTTTCGAAAGCTATTATTTTTTTCCGATTTTACGGACGAGCGCTCTTAGTGCCCATTCATATCCATCGATTCCCAATCCGACAACTTGTCCAATCGCGATAGGAGCGATGACCGAGTGATGGCGAAATGGTTCCCGTGCATGAATATTGGAGATATGTACTTCAATCGTTGGCAGAGCTACACTGGCCAATGCGTCTCGGATCGCATAGCTGTAATGGGTGAATGCCCCTGGATTGATCAAGATGCCGTCATGGACACCTCTCGCCTGATGAATCGCGTCGATGAGGACACCTTCGTGATTCGATTGGAGATGCTCAAGCTTTCCACCCAACTCATCCATGACACCCTTCAGGATTGTCACCACATCCTCCAGCGTTTCCCTTCCGTAAACATCCGGCTCCCTTGTCCCCAATAAATTCAGGTTGGGCCCGTTCAGTACCAAGACGGAAGTCATCGACCATCCCTCTCCCTATAAAAGTTTTTTTCCGTGTAAGAATTTATAAGCGACATGCTTATGAATTCTGGAGCGCATGAAACTAACCGCAAAAACGCGGTCGCTCCGCTTTGAAGAGGCATCGATAGTAGTTTTCTTACTAATGAAACATTTTACCACAAGCGCCCCTGGTTCCATAGTAGGCATTCATCTATGCAACATTACGAACATTGTTACATCCATTTTGACAAGGAATGGAGAAATCCTCCTACCTTGTGGACTCATTCCATGCATGATTCTCGTCTGACTGCTCGAGTATGATTGTCATTCCAATGAACAAGCCAAACGTCAAATACCAAGCGGCTTCCGTACTTAAAGTGGCGACCTCCCAATTTGCGATATGAAAGAAAAAGCCCGCTATCACTAACATGACTGCCCCGTAGACGAGTCCCAGCCACCACGCACGGATCCGGCTAAAAAGCAAGCTGAACACAAATGAGGCAACGGCTGTTTCAACGAACAGCACGATAGCACCAAGGCACACGCTCGTAAACGTATTTTCATCCTCGATGCTGATAAAAGGACGTGCAAACGATCCGACTCCGTACGGGGTCATGTTCAAAAAGTGAGCCATCAAACGAACGAGCCCCCAAATGATCGTTCCCCAGAATGCGACCTCCAAAATCTTCGAAGTGGAGATTCTTTTACTCCCTTGCCTGCCTTCTTCCGTATGGGATACGCGTTCTTGCTTGTGCTTTCGTCCTGTTTTGCTTCTTTCCATTTCCATCACCTCTGTTCTCTAGTATGCTCTTCCTCTAAGCTTTTCACTTTTACTTTACATTTGTTGGAAAAGTGCGAACTCCTTGTAGCTTCAAGTCGCCATTTCCGTTAATATAGTGGTAAGGATGGTGATTGTATTGGCGCAACAAAACGTACCTAGCTACGGCGGTCAGGCCGTCATCGAAGGAGTTATGTTCGGTGGCAAAACCATGACTGTTACGGCTGTTCGCAAAAAAAATCATGAAATTGAGTATTTTGAATCCCCACGATCGGAATATAAATGGATTACTACGCTGAAAAAGATTCCGTTTGTGCGTGGGATTGTTGGTTTGGTCGAAGCCAGCGCCAATGGGGCCAAACATCTCAACTTCGCCTCTGAACAATACAGTATGGAGTCTGGAGAAGAAGTTTCTGAAAGCCCATCGAAGCTCACCATGATTTTAGGTGTTGCTGTCGTCGGGGTACTTTCTTTCCTGTTCGGCAAATTCGTATTTACACTCGTTCCCGTTTTCCTGGCCGACTTTTTACTCGGAAAATGGGTACCGGATGGCGTTCCTCAAACGTTGGCTGAAGGCGGATTTAAAATCTTGCTCCTCCTCGGCTACATTACAGCAATTGCACAAGCTCCGTTGATTAAAAGGCTTTTTCAATACCATGGAGCCGAGCATAAAGTGATTAACGCATTCGAATCCGGGGTAGAATTAACAGTAGCCAATGTACAAAAATTTTCCGCTCTGCATTATCGTTGCGGCAGTAGTTTTCTCATTTTCTCAGTGTTCGTCGGTGTAGTGATTTACTCACTGTTCAGTTATGACTCCCTGACGGAGAGGGTCGTACAACGCATTGTTCTTTTGCCACTGGTAATCGGCGTCTCTTACGAGGTTTTGCAGTGGACAAACAAGCTCCGTGATGTACCAGTCCTACGTTACCTTGGTTATCCAGGATTGTGGTTGCAAAAGATCACGACTCGTGAACCAGATGACAGCCAAGTCGAGGTAGCCATCGCTTCATTCCAAAAGATGCGGGAGCTTGATCAGAAGCACGTGCAGGAAAGAATGGTTACGACCGGATAACGTGAGGCATTTTTATTCCCATAGAGGTGAAGCCCTATGTTACGCCGCATTCCACCAGTGATTCTGATAGTGATCGTACTGGCGATTTACGGATTTTTGATAACACTCATCAATGATCCTGTCAGCACGATTGTCATCTTGGGATTATCCGTTGTACTTTTCTTGGTCGTGCGCAACTATTTACAAACCGGCTCCTTCTTTTCACAAGGCGCAGGCTCTGGCAAACCTAGACAGCCAAAGGTCAAGGTGAAGCCAAAGCCCTCCATTGCTCGGCAAGCTGTGAAGAAGCAGTCGACTACCCCGAGAAAAGATCATCCATTTCGTGTGATCGAAGGCAGCAAAGGGAAGCAAAAAGAGAAACAAGACGAAAAATCGCAAAATAATATCTCCCACTAAAAACAAGAACAGGTTGCCTGAATCGGCGACCTGTTTTTTTATTAGACCAGCATTTTCGGAGAGCTATTGCGAAACACTTTGACGTAATCTTCAAAATCCCATTGCGCCAAAAATTTGTGAGCCGCTGCCTCCCCTGACTCAAACAATTGTTGCCTCATTTCTTTAGACAGCTGAAATTGGGTGGTTCTCACCCCTAATGTATGGATGAAAATCGTCCGAACGGCTTTTGCCTTTTCCACATACAGGCGGTCATGAGCATCGAGCATGGTCGCCAGCAATCCCCGAGAGAAGGAAAAAAGACCTTTGATGCTAGTCGCTTCTCTCTTGTCCTGATCATCACTCAGACGAAAACCAATCGTCGGCCACCGCGGAGTCCCGGGTACATCAAATAACCACACGGGATAGTTACTCAATAATGCGCCATCGACAATATAGTGGACATGTCCAGCACTTTGCAGCTTTGCAGGCTGAAAAAAGAACGGGATAGACGAAGACATGCGAACCGCTCGTGCCACAGGAAAATGATCGGGTTCTACACCATATCGTGGCAAATCGTCGGGAAGTATAAGCATTTTTCCGTCAGTGACATCAGATGCGACAACTTTCAGCTTACCAGGAGGAAGATCTCCGAATGTTCGCACTCCTTTTCGCTGTAACAACTCCTCTATGAACAATTCGATTCGATCTGCTCGATAAATCCCTTCCCGCACGACTAGTTCATAGATTGGCCCGATGAGAGGGAGCCTGCCCAACCCCGAGTGCTTGAGAAAGTGAAGGTAATCCAGCTCTTCAAAGATCGGTTTCAACTCATGGCTAGAATAGCCTGCGCCGAGCAAAGCTGCAACAATGGAGCCAGCCGAGGTACCCGCGAGTCTTTCCCATGTGTATCCATTCTCCTCCATGACTCGCAAGGCACCGATAAAAGCGATTCCTTTTACGCCGCCACCTTCAAAGACTGCATCCGCTTTCACCTTGTTTCCCTCCCTAAAATTCCTCCCCATTCTCCATGTATAAGACGACGGCTCTTCCGTTACCACAAAGAAAAACGCAAGCCTGGTCGGCTTGCGCTATAATACGATAACGATATAGACTATTCCTCTTTTTGCTCATCTAACAAACGAATGTTACGAAGCTCTTCTATACGCTTTGGATCTGCCTCGAAGTACTGAACCAGATACTCCAGGCATGTAATCGATTCCCAGCTCAGGTGGTGCTCGATTCCTTCCACATCCTGATAAATATGCTCTTCATCCAAGCCAATGATCCGCATAAATTCTTCCAGAAGACTGTGACGGTCCACTAAGCGTTTTCCGATTTTCTTCCCTTTTGGCGTCAACACAAGTCCACGGTATTTTTCATAAACGAGATACTTGTCTTTGTCCAGCTTCTGAACCATTTTCGTGACCGAAGAGGGATGTACTTCCAACGCTTCAGCAATATCGGAGACACGAGCATAGCCCTTTTCTTCAATTAAGTTGTAAATGCGTTCCAAATAGTCTTCCATACTCGGCGTCGGCGGCATTGTGAACCCCTCATTTCCAAACCGTTATTTCATCTAGCCAAAAAAGGCACGTAGAAATATGATACCGTGTAATGAGAACCATTTGCAAGAGAAAAGTACCTATCGTAGCTGTTTTTCTGGTGTTGGGTTCATCATTTGGACATATTGTACGAGTTGTTGACCCAATTGCTCCATGCGCGCATGCAAGCGCTCATCCTTCAGCTTGCCTTCAGGTGTAAAGGCATTGTATGCACTTGGGATGGAAGGGCTAGATGGCAACGGCCATGCGTGCAGGTTGCGCATGATTAACTGCAACGTGTTGACCGTGTTCGTAGCACCCATGCTTCCCCCAGCGACGCCAATAATGGCAACCTGCTTGTCACGCAAAATGCGCGCTTCTAAGAAGTCAATGGCATTTTTCAAAGCACCGGTCATTGTGCCATGGTATTCAGGCGAACCGATTACAAGGCCATCTGCTTCAGAAATCGCTTTGACAAACCGATGGACAATTTCAGGATACGTACTGGTATCATCACGATCATCATACAGCGGCAGCTTCCAGTCCGCGAGATGAATCATTTCAACATCGGCACCTGCAGCCTTCGCGGCTTCAAGTACAATATGAATCGCTTGTTTTGTCGTAGAGTTGGCATTCATGCTTCCGGCTATTCCTACAATTTTCATGGTTTCACCCCATCGATAATCTAAATACTGGTATGTTCATCATTATATTCCATTAAGTATATTTTGTAAACATTTATGTTTATTTAATATCATCTGTTCTGAACTGACGTGTTTGTCTCATACACTTGTACCAAGTTGCAAGTGAGGATGATGCCTATGGACAAAGTCGCTTGGCATATCGCCGTGCTTTTTGCAGGGTCTGCGTTAGGTGGATTCTACTTGGGTGGATATGAGTGGTTACGCTTTTTTACTTATTTCGGTTCCTGGGGGACAATAGGCATTGCACTTGCGGCTCTTGGTCTCGGATGGTTCGGCGTCCAGCTGTTGACCTTTTGCCATCGGAAGCAAATTCGCTCCCTGTACGAGCTGTACTACGTATTGTGTGGCGAAGCGTTCGCTTCTAGCCTATCTGTTATCACCCACATTCTGCTGTTGGGCTATACAGGGGTCATGCTTGGGCAACAGGCAGATTTCCTACTGGAGGAGCTCTCTCCTCTATGGTTCATCCTTCTAACCATTGCAGCCATCTTCTTTATCATAAATCGTTGGAGGTGGATTGTCACTGCAACAGCCATATCTCTATCCATCGGTTTCTTATTATTCGGATTGATTTTCAGCGCACAATCCCATGTGCCATTACCGAGCTTGGGTTATCAAATGAATGTGAACTGGCTGATTCACGCCGTATTTTTCCTTGCCTTGCATTTTCTTATTAGCTTGGCCACGACTCTACCTTTGGCAGTACGTGCGGCCCATGAGCGAACAGTTCAGATAGGGGCTATCATCGGAGCTGGAATCTTCCTTTTGTTCACGGTGTTAGGTCAAGCTATTCTTCTTGCCCACTGGCATGATGCCCACTCCTCTGTACTGCCTTTCAAACAAATTTTGGTTCAACTGATGACGGGTGGCGATTGGCTACTCGCTATCCTTTCACTCTTGCATGGCGGAGTCATTCTGGCAGCCCTACTCTACTCGTTGACACATCCAATTGCAACACGTCAACACCTGCAAATGCTGCCATTGATCATCGTCATGCTGCTTACCGTTTTTGTATTCTCTCTCCTCACACTCGTTGTTCCTTGGAGTATGTCTGTAATCGCCAGTGCAGCGACCTATTGCGGCATGTTCTTAATTGGCTGGTACGTTTGGAAACATCAGAATTGACCTGATTGTCTACTCGTAGCTCCTGTGGTCAAGACAGAATCTTGACCACTTTTTTTGCATTACCACAAATAAAAAACGTCCCCCGAAGGAGACGTTTACTGCAAAGCCTCACTTTCCGCTCTTAGCTGTCCCCCAATTGGAGAACCCAGCGGATAAGCTGGCGTTGTTTGTTCCGTAATTTTGTGGATTGCTGAAAGAACCGCCTTTGTCGCCGTTGCGATTTGTTTCCGATCAATTTGGGACAGGGAATCATCTGTTGCTTGTCCAGTCCCTGCACTCGTCACAAGTGCCGTAGGAATGCCTGCGGCGGCCAAATAACCTGCTGCACCGTTTCGTTCGCGCGTCCTATCCTTGTCGGAAGGAGACACCCCCGCTGCTCTCAGCAGTTGGATTGGCAGATTTTCATTGCCCAGCGAATTGGTTGCAACAAGCTCTGCCTTTTGACTCCCCACCCCATCGACATAGAAGGCTGCAATCATGGCTTGTCGCTCTGTAGCTGATAAGGCATTCACATAAGCAATCGGTCCTCTGCTTCCCGAAGTAACCGCACCGAAGCTTACGAACCTCACTTCCGTATCAATCGACTTGTCAGCCATATCACGCGCTATTTCAAGTAAGGCCGCTACACCGGAGCCATTGTGATTTGCCCCAACAGATAACCCAGCGGAATCATGGTGAGCGGATACCATGACGACCTGCCCGGTATCGTTTTGATTGGGCTTTCGGCTTGCCACGATATTATACGAGGTTTGCTTAGTGGTTACGGCTCCTTCTACCTTTACGGTTCCCTTCACAGGCCGCTTGTCCATGATGCGTTTTTGGAGCTTCGTGCCATCCGCCTTGGACAAAGCGATCACAGGAACCGCCATATCCAGAGGTTCGCCCAGTGAAGCATTCCAACCTTCCTCCCGATCATTCCAGATGATAAGAGCAACGGCTCCGGCAGCCGCTGCTTGGCGTACTTTTTCTCCGAACGGAATCTCACCTCGCTTGACCAAGGCAATCTTCCCCCGAGATGCATCATTCGCAAAATCAACCGCTCTTCCCAAGCCTGCATCCACCACTTCTGCTGTCGCGGTTCCATTGATCCCAAAAGCAAAACTACTTACTGTCCATTTTTGACCAGGCCATTCTTCCATCGTCAGTGATAGAGAAGTAGGCTTTCGGTACGTATAATAAGAAAAAGGATCGAGCTTGGTCTTGTACCCGTAAGATCGCAGTGTATTTTCCACATAGACAGCTGCTGCAAATTCCGTTTCAGTAGCAGGTGGACGGGCTGTTCTCGCCAATTGCTCGACATGGCCGTACAAGCGTTCAGGATCGATCCAGTCTTGCGTTTCCTCTGCATGAGCACGATGTGAAAGGAAAGGTATCGGCAATATCGTTCCACAGACAAGCAAGGCACATAGCGCATAGTGACGGACAGATCGCATGGCACTCTCCCTTTCCTTCGCTGTTTGCTATTTATTATGGGCGGTTATGACAAAAAGAGTCTAGTCAGAATAGTTAGTCAAATAACCTCATCCTGCGCCATCTCTGGACAACTTTCGTTTCCCTTCTCCCAAAACGTCGATTTTTCGAGTGACTTCCCTCCATATGAATTCTTAATAGAAAGGTGCTTTTCACCGTAAAATTATTGATAAAGAAAAGGCGACTTTCAAATTGACCTATGTCCTTCCCTTTTGCTAATGTGGAATCAACAAAAAACCGTTTGAAAGAAACGGATTGGAATCCATTGAGGGGGAAGTATCATGCTGTATGTAGATGGCAAATGGGTAGAAGACGGGCAAGTCGCAGTTCATCCAGAAGACCGCGGTTACAACTTTGGGGATGGCATATATGAGGTAGTACGTATTTATAAGGGCCGTATGTATCAATGGGATGGACATCTTACCCGTTTGTTCCGAAGTGCCAAAGAAATAAAAATGGAGCTTCCATGGAGCGCAGAAGAGCTGACAGACTTAGCGAATCAGCTGATCGCCAAGAACAATATCACGGAGAATGATGACGCCAGCCTTTACCTGCAAGTATCTCGTGGCGCCTCTCCCCGTGTACACGATATTCCGTCCGGGATCAAGCCTGTGATCATGGGCTTTGTCCGTCGCAAGGATCGTCCTGTCGCCGATATGAAAAAAGGCTGGACCGCTCAGCTCGTCGAAGATATCCGCTGGCTGCGTTGTGATATCAAAACGCTCAATCTGCTAGGGGCTGTTCTTGTCAAACAATACGCAAAGGATGCAGGTGCCCAAGAATCGATTTTGCACCGCAACGGCATCATCACAGAGTGCAGCTCCTCCAATTTGTTCGTCGTGAAAAATGGCGAGCTGTATACGCATCAGGCTGACAATCTGATCCTGCACGGAATTACTCGCCAAGTGGTCATTGATTTGGCTCGGAACAATGGCATCACTGTACATGAAGAAGCATTCGACATGGCTTTCTTGAAGCAAGCCGATGAAATATTCCTCACCAGCACGACCGCGGAAATCATGCCGCTCATCTCGGTAGATGGCGTCGCTGTCGGCAACGGACAGCCAGGACCTGTCGTGCTTACGCTACAAGACTTGTTTGAACAGCATATCAACACGAGTGTTCTCGTGTAATGAAAAGAAGCTCTCCCGGTATGCGTATACATCCGAGAGAGCTTTTCTTTATTGTTTAACGACGCAAATTCCATTCGTCTGTAGCATAGCGCGTACTCACGAGTTCTTCTGCCAAAGCGAGTTCTTCATCTGTAAGCGTTGAAGGGATCAGCTCCACTTCCAATCCGGATGCAAAGCCTTTCGAGAACGCCTCGATGGATTCTTGGAGACTGATTGGCCGAGGGCTTACTTGGTTGATCGTCACTGCTTTTTGACGGAAGCTATCGATCATCCGTTGTTTTACCCGCTCCGATGGGAAATGCAAGAGCGAGAACAGCAAATCTACGTCCATATCAAGCAGAATAGAGCCGTGCTGAAGAATAACACCCTTTTGGCGAGTCTGAGCGCTTCCCGCTACTTTTTTCCCCTCTACTACGAGCTCATACCAAGAGGGCGAATCGAAGCAGGCGGATGACCCTGGAGATGTATACTTTTCCTTCTCTTCTTCATTCGCCAAAGAGACCATTTCCGCCGAGAGTCCAAGGTTTTGGAAGCCGTGCAGAAGTCCCAAGCTGATGATTTTGTAGGCTTCCGTCACACTCGAAGGCATTTTCGGATGGTCTTCGGATACGATGACACTGTATGTCAGCTCCTGATCGTGGAGAACAGCACGCCCTCCCGTCGCTCTGCGAACAAAGCCCAGTCCTCTCTTTTGAACTTCCTCCAGGTTGATTTCCTTGATGGCCTTCTGGAAATAACCAATCGACAGTGTCGCCGGGTCCCACGTGTAAAAACGAACGGTCGGGGGAACCTTGCCCTCACTATGTAATTGCAAAATTGCTTCATCTACTGCCATATTCATCGGGGGTGACATTGCTTCCGTCACGATATAGCGCCACTGTTCCATTTATGTACCTCCTCATTCACAACGCCTTCATTGTACGCTTCTGGCATGAAGGACGGCAAGCCTCTGATGGGCTAATTTGAGCGGAAAGAAAAGCCGCCCGTAACGACAGGCGACTTTTCCTGGAATCTAGAATTATGCTTGCGGTTGATAACGCAGAATTGGCTTTCTTGCCGCTGTCGCTTCATCCAAACGTTTGACCACAGTGGTATGAGGAGCTTCCTGAACGATTTCTGGCGTTTCCTCGCACTCGCGGGCAATTTGCAGCATAACGTCGATGAACTCATCGAGCGTTTCTTTTGTCTCGGTTTCGGTCGGTTCGATCATGAGGCACTCGTCCACGATCAACGGGAAGTAGATCGTTGGCGGGTGATAGCCGAAGTCGAGCAAGCGTTTTGCAATATCGAGCGTGCGTACGCCCAGCTTCTTCTGGATTACACCAGACAGGACGAACTCATGCTTGCAGACGCGATCAAATGGCAGATGATAAGCCGTTGCCAGACGACGCATCATGTAGTTGGCAGAGAGCACCGCATTTTGGGAAACTTGCAGCAAGCCTTCTGGCCCCATCGTACGGATGTAGCTGTGCGCACGAACGAGAATGCCGAAGTTTCCGTTGTAGCCTTTGACGCGACCGATGGAAGCCGGACGATTGCTGTCCCAGTAGAAGCTGCCGTCTTCCTTTTTCGCTACGATTGGTGTAGGCAGGAATGGCTCGAGAATTTTTTTCACGCCGACCGGACCTGCACCTGGACCACCACCGCCGTGTGGTCCTGTAAACGTTTTGTGCAAGTTCAAATGCACAACGTCGAAGCCCATGTCTCCCGGACGAGCAATTCCCAGGATCGCATTCGCATTCGCACCGTCGTAATACAACAGCCCGCCCGCTTCATGGACGATTTTCGCCATTTC from the Brevibacillus brevis genome contains:
- the gcvPB gene encoding aminomethyl-transferring glycine dehydrogenase subunit GcvPB gives rise to the protein MRNDQEKALIFEMSKPGRVGYNLPALDVPEVEVASLLPKHLIRETPAELPEVSELQLVRHYTELSRRNHGVDNGFYPLGSCTMKYNPKINEDVARYAGFAQTHPYQPEETVQGALELLYNLQEELAEITGMDAVTLQPAAGAAGEWTGLMMIRAYHESRGEAHRTKVIVPNSAHGTNPASAAVAGLDTVTIASDERGLVDIQALRDAVGPDTAALMLTNPNTLGLFEEDIVEMAKIVHEAGGLLYYDGANANAILGIARPGDMGFDVVHLNLHKTFTGPHGGGGPGAGPVGVKKILEPFLPTPIVAKKEDGSFYWDSNRPASIGRVKGYNGNFGILVRAHSYIRTMGPEGLLQVSQNAVLSANYMMRRLATAYHLPFDRVCKHEFVLSGVIQKKLGVRTLDIAKRLLDFGYHPPTIYFPLIVDECLMIEPTETETKETLDEFIDVMLQIARECEETPEIVQEAPHTTVVKRLDEATAARKPILRYQPQA